The genome window TGGTAAAAATGCCGTTTTAATGCCTTCTTACGTCAATATTGGCGCTTATGTAGGCGAAGGCACCATGGTTGATACATGGGCAACCGTCGGTTCTTGCGCCCAAATCGGCAAAAACGTTCACCTTTCTGGTGGTGTTGGTATCGGCGGTGTATTGGAGCCAATCCAAGCTGGCCCAGTCATTATTGAAGATAACTGCTTTATTGGAGCCCGCTCCGAAGTGGTTGAAGGCGTAGTCATTGAAGAAAACGCCGTGCTTTCGATGGGCGTTTACATTGGTCAAAGCACGAAAATTTATGACCGTGAAACCGGTGAAATCCATTACGGTCGCGTTCCAGCAGGCTCCGTGGTTGTTCCTGGCTCACTCCCTTCAGCTTGCGGCAAATACAGCCTCTACGCTGCGGTAATCGTGAAGAAGGTCGATGCTCAAACTAGAGCAAAGACAGCTATCAACGAACTGTTACGCGATTAAGCCAGCCATATGAGCGCCACTCTTGAGTTAACTGAAGCCCTAATCGCCTGTCGTTCAGTAACCCCGGCAGATGGAGGTTGTCAGGAGCTGATTGCCAAGCGACTTCAGGCAATCGGCTTTCATACCGAGAGTGTCGTCAGTGGACCCGAGAATTTTCAAGTAACCAATTTGTGGGCAATCAAAAAAGGTAGCGCCGGGGATCAAGGCAAAGTCTTGATGTTTGCAGGCCACACTGACGTTGTCCCAACAGGCCCCCTGGAAAAATGGGACAGCGATCCATTTACCCCAACAATTCGAGATGGCATGCTCTACGGCCGTGGCGCTGCGGATATGAAAACATCCTTAGCCGGTTTTGTTGTAGCTACCGAAGAATTTGTAGTGACCCACCCAAACCACAAAGGCTCCATTGCCTTTTTAATCACCAGCGATGAAGAGGGCCCTGCAAATGATGGCACCGTCATCATGTGTGATCGCCTGCAAAAGCAAGGTCAGCGCCTTGATTACTGCGTGATTGGTGAGCCCACTTCAGTAGATCAATTGGGCGACATGATTAAGAATGGTCGCCGCGGATCGCTTTCCGGAAAGTTGCGAGTTAAAGGCATTCAAGCGCATATCGCCTACCCTCACTTAGGTCGCAATCCAATTCATCTATCTGCCCCAGCGATTCAATCTTTAGTGGAGACTGAATGGGATAAGGGCAACCAATACTTTCAGCCAACCAGCTTTCAGATCTCCAATATCCATGCGGGTACTGGCGCTAACAATGTAATCCCTGGCGAACTCACGATAGATTTCAACTTCCGCTTCTCAACTGAAAGCAAGCCTGAAGAGCTCCGTAGTCGCCTTGAGAACATTCTTAGCTCTGCTGGTCTAGATTTTGAGATTGACTGGGTGCTTGGCGGCAGCCCCTTCATTACAGGCGATGGCGATCTAGCTGGCGCGCTCCGCATGGCGATTAAAGCCGAAACTAAACTTGATACTGAACTCTCCACCACTGGTGGCACTAGCGATGGTCGCTTCATTGCCAAGATTTGCAATGAGGTAGTCGAGTTTGGCCCACTCAATGCCACCAGCCACAAAATCAATGAGTGCGTCATTGTTGATGACGTCGTGCCCCTCAAAAATATTTACCGCAAAACGCTTGAGCAGCTAATTGCTTAAGCCAATCAAAAATTTATGGACCCTTCGCCCCAGCAATCGCTCACACTTGATCAATGTATTGATCAAATCGCACAACAACTAGAAGCTGCAGATCTGCATTATGGTCATGGTGCAATTGATGCCCAGAGTGAGGCTTTGTGGATCGCCAGCAAGCAACTAGATTTAAGCCCTGCAGACGCACTTGATCATCTTGATCACATCATGAGCGTTGAGCAAATGAGCAAGGCGCTTGAGGTTACCAAAACCCGCATTACGACACGCAAACCATTAGCCTACATCTTAGGTGAGGCCTGGTTAATGAGTGTTCCTTTCTATTCCAGCGAACAAAGCATTGTTCCTCGCTCCTGGATTGCTGAGTTGATTGTGGACGGCTCACTTGAGCCTTGGTTACCTGCTGATGGTAAAGCCTTGGACCTCTGTACTGGCAATGGCTCGCTAGCTATTTTGCTAGCACTAGCCTGCCCAGATATTCGTGTCAGCGCTTGCGATATTAGCCTGCCTGCCCTGGCAGTGGCCTCTCGCAACCTCGATCGCCACGGGCTAACTTCCCAGGTTGAGTTATTTGATGGCGATCTCTGGGAGGCATTGCCAGAGCCGCATGATGACAATCGTTTTGATCTCATCATCTGCAATCCACCTTATGTCAATGCAGACTCGATGAACGCCTTGCCGGCTGAATATCATGCCGAACCCGCCCTTGCATTAGCCGGTGGAAATGATGGCATGGATCTCATTCGCAAAATTATTGCTGGAGCGCCAGACTACCTCTCTGAGCGTGGTGCGATTTTGATTGAGATCGGCAATGAGTATGAGAACTTCAAAAAAGCGTTCCCGCAAATTCCTGTCATTTGGATGGAAGTCTCTGCAGGTGACGAGCAGGTGCTACTCATTCAAGCGGAAGACTTGCGTTAAGACTTTCTAGATACTTGACTAGCTCAGCTCTGCAGCAGCAGAGATAGCTTGATCAATGCGCTCCACCGGAATCACCTTTAATCCAGGAATCTTAGTCTTAGGCATGTTTGCTTTTGGAATGATGGCTACCGTAAAGCCAAGCTTTGCAGCCTCCTTCAAGCGCTCTTGACCACGTGGGCAAGGACGAATCTCTCCGGCCAAACCAACCTCTCCAAATACGATTAACTCTTTAGGCAATGCCTTGTTGCGTATAGAGGACTGAATCGCCAACAATACCGCTAAGTCAGCGGCCGGCTCTGAAATCTTGACACCACCAACCGCGTTTAAGAAAACATCCTGATCAAAGCAAGCAACGCCAGCATGGCGATGCAGTACAGCCAAGAGCATTGCCAAGCGAGCCTGCTCTAAGCCCACAGCCAGCCTTCTTGGGTTGGGGATGTGCGCCGTATCAACGAGCGCCTGAATCTCCACTAACAATGGACGACTACCTTCTTGCGTAACCAGTACGCAGGCACCAGGTACCATCTCTGCATGTTGAGATAGGAAAATCGCCGAAGGATTGGCGACACCGCGCAAGCCCTTTTCCGTCATAGCAAAAACACCCAACTCATTCACGGCGCCAAAACGATTCTTGATGGAGCGCACCAACCTGAATGAAGAGTGTGTATCGCCCTCAAAATATAAAACCGTATCCACAATATGTTCAAGTACTCGGGGACCCGCTAAATGGCCGTCTTTAGTGACGTGCCCAACCATCAGCACGCAAATGCCACTTGACTTTGCCGCTCTCGTTAACTGCGCAGCGCATTCACGAACCTGAGCCACAGAGCCTGGAGCAGAACTCAATACCTCTGAATACAGCGTCTGAATTGAATCCACCACCAATACCTGGGGCTTCACGGTATCCATAATGGAGAGGAGCTTCTCTAACTGAATTTCGGCGAGTACTTCGAGTTGCGGCGCATCTAGAGCAATGCGTTTGGCTCGCAAGGCAATTTGAGCCGCAGACTCTTCACCACTGCTATAGAGGACATTCATGCCGGCCGCACTCATTTCGGCAAGCGCTTGCAGCAATAAGGTGGATTTACCAATACCTGGATCACCACCCAATAGGACCACCCCGCCAGGAACTAATCCACCACCTAAGACACGATCAAATTCTTCTACGCCAGTACTAAATCTAGGCAAATCCTCTGCCGAAATAGCGGATAACTTTTGACGAGGCAAAGATTGCGCCAGACCTTGAAAGCGAGAATT of Polynucleobacter sp. AP-Nino-20-G2 contains these proteins:
- the dapD gene encoding 2,3,4,5-tetrahydropyridine-2,6-dicarboxylate N-succinyltransferase, with product MSQSPQSIIEQAWENRANLSPEAVSGEIRNAVNAVLEGLNTGNIRVAERRSVGKWEVNQWVKKAVLLSFRLEDNKPMGAGGYTQFYDKVPSKFENYTAEDFANGGFRVVPPAIARRGSFIGKNAVLMPSYVNIGAYVGEGTMVDTWATVGSCAQIGKNVHLSGGVGIGGVLEPIQAGPVIIEDNCFIGARSEVVEGVVIEENAVLSMGVYIGQSTKIYDRETGEIHYGRVPAGSVVVPGSLPSACGKYSLYAAVIVKKVDAQTRAKTAINELLRD
- the dapE gene encoding succinyl-diaminopimelate desuccinylase, which translates into the protein MSATLELTEALIACRSVTPADGGCQELIAKRLQAIGFHTESVVSGPENFQVTNLWAIKKGSAGDQGKVLMFAGHTDVVPTGPLEKWDSDPFTPTIRDGMLYGRGAADMKTSLAGFVVATEEFVVTHPNHKGSIAFLITSDEEGPANDGTVIMCDRLQKQGQRLDYCVIGEPTSVDQLGDMIKNGRRGSLSGKLRVKGIQAHIAYPHLGRNPIHLSAPAIQSLVETEWDKGNQYFQPTSFQISNIHAGTGANNVIPGELTIDFNFRFSTESKPEELRSRLENILSSAGLDFEIDWVLGGSPFITGDGDLAGALRMAIKAETKLDTELSTTGGTSDGRFIAKICNEVVEFGPLNATSHKINECVIVDDVVPLKNIYRKTLEQLIA
- the prmB gene encoding 50S ribosomal protein L3 N(5)-glutamine methyltransferase gives rise to the protein MDPSPQQSLTLDQCIDQIAQQLEAADLHYGHGAIDAQSEALWIASKQLDLSPADALDHLDHIMSVEQMSKALEVTKTRITTRKPLAYILGEAWLMSVPFYSSEQSIVPRSWIAELIVDGSLEPWLPADGKALDLCTGNGSLAILLALACPDIRVSACDISLPALAVASRNLDRHGLTSQVELFDGDLWEALPEPHDDNRFDLIICNPPYVNADSMNALPAEYHAEPALALAGGNDGMDLIRKIIAGAPDYLSERGAILIEIGNEYENFKKAFPQIPVIWMEVSAGDEQVLLIQAEDLR
- the radA gene encoding DNA repair protein RadA, with amino-acid sequence MAKIKTIYICQSCGGTSAKWQGQCPSCQAWNTLEEGLPEVSSNSRFQGLAQSLPRQKLSAISAEDLPRFSTGVEEFDRVLGGGLVPGGVVLLGGDPGIGKSTLLLQALAEMSAAGMNVLYSSGEESAAQIALRAKRIALDAPQLEVLAEIQLEKLLSIMDTVKPQVLVVDSIQTLYSEVLSSAPGSVAQVRECAAQLTRAAKSSGICVLMVGHVTKDGHLAGPRVLEHIVDTVLYFEGDTHSSFRLVRSIKNRFGAVNELGVFAMTEKGLRGVANPSAIFLSQHAEMVPGACVLVTQEGSRPLLVEIQALVDTAHIPNPRRLAVGLEQARLAMLLAVLHRHAGVACFDQDVFLNAVGGVKISEPAADLAVLLAIQSSIRNKALPKELIVFGEVGLAGEIRPCPRGQERLKEAAKLGFTVAIIPKANMPKTKIPGLKVIPVERIDQAISAAAELS